A single region of the Sciurus carolinensis chromosome 16, mSciCar1.2, whole genome shotgun sequence genome encodes:
- the Pdcd2l gene encoding LOW QUALITY PROTEIN: programmed cell death protein 2-like (The sequence of the model RefSeq protein was modified relative to this genomic sequence to represent the inferred CDS: inserted 3 bases in 2 codons; deleted 3 bases in 2 codons) yields MAAVRKPVLLGLRDLAVHGSPTGPGAWTASKLGGIPDALPTVAAPRPVCARCQEPLTLVVQVYCPLEGSPFHRLLHVFSCARPGCGDSGACSWKVFRSQSLQVQEREAQDVQKQENGLIAENWCEGANDWGSDSEEAPPPQLTLDLXHESNCATDVDCTAQLQDLCLRDTVPDAAHSVPPGGMTLPTVVPQFLPYYICVIDEDDYRDFVSLEHAHSLLKDYQQREELAQNSCFPKGENVYCFSSNGEKYEKTKLKXWRSNIYKFMKRIAPCQEQILRYSWSGEPLFLTCPASEVTRVPPCSHCGGQRIFEFQLMPALISMLQSANLDLSVEFGTILVYTCEKSCWPQNHQTPMEEFCIIQEDPDELLFK; encoded by the exons ATGGCGGCCGTTCGGAAGCCGGTGCTGCTCGGGCTCAGAGATCTGGCTGTGCATGGCAGCCCCACGGGGCCAGGTGCCTGGACTGCTAGCAAGCTGGGCGGCATTCCG GATGCCCTGCCTACCGTAGCAGCGCCGAGGCCTGTGTGTGCACGCTGCCAGGAGCCGCTAACTCTGGTCGTGCAGGTGTACTGCCCGCTGGAAGGCTCCCCGTTTCATCGGCTACTGCACGTGTTCTCCTGCGCGCGTCCCGGGTGCGGCGACAGCGGGGCGTGCAG TTGGAAGGTGTTCCGCTCCCAGAGCCTGCAGGTGCAAGAGAGAGAGGCACAGGACGTTCAG AAACAGGAAAATGGCCTCATTGCTGAG AACTGGTGTGAAGGTGCAAATGACTGGGGAAGTGACAGTGAGGAGGCACCTCCACCACAGCTCACCTTGGATT TTCATGAGTCTAACTGTGCCACAGATGTGGACTGCACTGCCCAGCTCCAAGACCTCTGCCTGCGGGACACTGTCCCGGATGCTGCTCATTCTGTACCTCCAGGG GGGATGACCTTGCCTACTGTAGTGCCACAGTTCCTGCCCTACTACATCTGTGTCATAGATGAGGATGATTACAGAGATTTTGTCAGTCTAGAACATGCCCACAGCCTTCTGAAGGACTATCAACAGAGAGAAGAATTGGCACAGAACAGTTGCTTTCCCAAAGGTGAGAATGTGTACTG tttttctagtaATGGTGAAAAATATGAGAAGACCAAATTAAA GTGGAgatcaaatatttacaaattcatGAAGAGAATTGCTCCTTGCCAGGAGCAGATTTTGAG GTATTCTTGGAGTGGAGAACCACTCTTTTTGACTTGCCCTGCATCAGAAGTCACTCGTGTCCCACCCTGTAGCCACTGTGGAGGACAAAGGATATTTGAATTTCAACTTATGCCAGCACTGATCAGCATGCTTCAAAGTGCTAATTTAG ATCTTTCTGTGGAATTTGGAACAATTCTAGTTTATACGTGTGAGAAGAGTTGCTGGCCTCAAAATCATCAGACTCCCATGGAAGAATTTTGTATTATACAAGAAGACCCAGATGAATTACTGTTTAAGTAG